In a genomic window of Larus michahellis chromosome 3, bLarMic1.1, whole genome shotgun sequence:
- the SDC1 gene encoding syndecan-1, with product MINVVAVWLVALCFQAAVPQTTNLNLPPEDLDSSGDDDDAFSGSGAGPLTDQSRTWRIPGEPTNSSLLVTPMDFNEQLFPGIESRTEKEVISPSATSNVVTEEPVVAVKDEVSILGSPDEKPTNDAVTTVRSPTTHSPSVVHVTPSEASDTVHELEPKFPSSHVPDTKDVPEPHSTIHHEGEIAATPTTMAPKDVVPTHEEVSEDGSGDPGDFILTKDEDLVPTQNSEVLADSGRNAKAAGASGIMDRKEVLGGVIAGGLVGLVFAVFLVAFMLYRMKKKDEGSYSLDEPKQSNGGYQKPHKQEEFYA from the exons CAAACTACAAATCTGAACCTTCCTCCTGAAGATCTTGATTCATCTGGTGATGACGATGATGCGTTCTCAGGTTCAGGTGCAG gtCCCCTGACTGACCAGTCTCGCACCTGGAGAATCCCGGGAGAACCGACCAATTCCTCATTACTGGTAACACCAATGGATTTCAATGAACAGCTGTTTCCTGGGATTGAGAGCCGAACTGAAAAGGAAGTAATATCTCCTTCTGCAACTAGTAATGTAGTGACAGAGGAGCCGGTTGTAGCTGTGAAGGATGAAGTATCCATCCTGGGCTCACCTGATGAGAAACCAACAAATGATGCAGTTACAACAGTAAGAAGCCCCACTACTCACTCACCTTCAGTGGTTCATGTAACTCCTTCAGAAGCCTCAGACACAGTCCATGAGCTCGAACCTAAATTCCCTAGCTCTCATGTGCCAGACACTAAAGACGTGCCTGAGCCCCACTCTACCATCCATCATGAGGGAGAGATCGCTGCCACCCCCACGACGATGGCTCCAAAGGACGTGGTTCCCACACATGAGGAGGTTTCCGAAGACGGCTCTGGAGACCCG GGAGATTTCATCTTGACTAAAGATGAGGATTTGGTCCCCACCCAGAACTCAGAAGTGCTGGCTGACTCTGGGAGGAATGCCAAAGCAGCAGGAGCCTCGGGAATTATGGACAGAAAAGAAGTTCTTGGAG GTGTTATTGCTGGAGGACTAGTAGGCTTGGTGTTTGCAGTGTTTCTAGTTGCGTTTATGCtgtacagaatgaagaaaaaagacGAAGGCAGCTATTCACTGGATGAACCAAAACAGTCTAACGGAGGATaccaaaaaccacacaaacaagaAGAATTCTATGCATAA